Within Paenibacillus albicereus, the genomic segment CTCCGCAAGCGGAAGCCGTCGCCTTCGCCGACGCGGAACGCATCGCAGCCTGGGCGGCGGATGCAGCGGCAGAGCTCAGCCGCTACGGCCTCGTCCAAGGCGACGACAAGGGCCGCTTCCAGCCGCTCGCGGGAGCGACGCGCGCCGAAAGCGCCGTGCTGCTGCAGCGCCTGCTGGCGCAAGCTTCGTTTGAATAGACTTCCATGCAAAAACAAACCGCTCTTCGGGGAAATCCCGGAGGGCGGTTTTTTTCGACGGCGCCCCTTCTTCAAAACGAAAAAGCCCGCATCCCTTGACATCTTCCCGCATAGGTTATATGGTTAGTTACATGAGTAATTAACCAATGTGGTGGTGAGGCGAAATTGAGCTTTCTCAAGGATGACGGAAGGCCGATCTTTCAGCAGATCGCGGAGAAGATCGAGGATGACATCGTAGACGGATCGCTCCCGGAGGAAGGGCAGGCGCCCTCGACGACGCATTTCGCCCAGTTCTACGGCATCAACCCGGCGACAGCGGCCAAGGGCGTCAACATTTTGGTGGACCAAGGCATTCTCTACAAGAAGAGAGGGATCGGCATGTTCGTGGCGGAAGGGGCGCGGGAGCGTCTGATGGAGAGGCGGAGGGAGCAGTTCTACGAGCAGTACGTCGTGCCGCTGCTGCGCGAGGCGGAGAAGCTCGGCATCGACAGCGGCCGGCTGGCGGCGATCATTCAGGAAAAAGGAGGGGCTGAACGATGATGACCGTCAAGGACCAAGCTCAGCATGCCTACGCGCTGGAGACGAATCGGCTCACCAAGAGCTACGGCAGCCAGAAGGCGCTGGACAGCGTGAGCCTGAAGCTGGAGGCGGGCCTCATCCACGGCCTGCTCGGGCGCAACGGCGCAGGCAAGACGACGCTCATGAGCATCGCCACCGCCCAGCTGTTCGCCACTTCGGGCGAGGTGCGCATCTTCGGCCAGCAGCCGTACGAGAACCGGGAGGCGCTCGGCAAGATCTGCTTTATCAAGGAAAGCCAGAAATACCCGGACGTGTTCCACGTCGAGGACGTGCTGGCGACGGCTCGCGTGCTGTATCCGAACTGGGACGAGGCGCTCGCCGGCGAGCTCGTCGAGTCGTTCCGCCTGCCCCGCCGCAAGAAGATCAAAGGCTTCTCGCGGGGCATGCTCTCCTCGGTCGGCATCGTCGTCGGGCTGGCGAGCCGGGCGGAGCTGACGCTGTTCGACGAGCCGTACCTCGGCCTCGACGCCGTCGCGCGCTCGCTGTTCTATGACCGCCTGATCGAGGATTACGCCGAGCATCCGCGCACGATCGTGCTGTCGACCCATCTGATCGACGAGGTGAGCCGGCTGCTGGAGGCCATCCATGTCATCGACGGCGGCCGCCTGCTCCTGAGCGAAGATGCGGAGTCTCTGCGCTCCCGCGCCTACCGGGTGAGCGGCTCGGCCGCCAAGGTCGACGCCGTCACGGCGGGCCGGCGAGTGCTGCGCCGAGAGGCGATCGGGGGCTCTGCCGTCGCATCGGTGCTGGCCGACGAGCCGGGCGAGAACGGCATCGGCTGGGCGCGCGAGGCCGGGCTGGAGGCGGCGCCGCTGCCGCTGCAGCAGCTGATCGTCGACCTGACGGCCCATGCGGCCCGCGGCAAGGAGGAATCGGCATGAATCGAGGACTGAAAAGCATTCTTACGATGTACCGGAGAGACACATTCAACTGGCTGCTGCTGCCTTGGCTCATCCTGCTCTCCAGCTTCACGGTGAATCTGATCGTCGCCTTCTCCATGAACCGGGGCGGCGGCGAAGAGTCGTTCACGACCGGAGGGCTGCTGTCGATCATCATCTACATGTTTGTCGTCGGCATGATCTCCGTCTACTGGACGTTCAACTTCGCGCTCAGCCTGTGCATCAGCCGCCGCGACTACTTCGTAGGCAGCTCGATGGCCTTCCTCTCCATGGCGGCGCTGCACGGCGCGCTTCTGACGGTCGCCACCTCCATCGAGCAGGCGATCGGCGGCTGGTTCGGCATGCACTTCTTCGTCATCCCCTACACGACGGACGGTCCGTTCTGGCAGACGTTCGCGGTCTTTTTCACAGTGCTGCTCTTCGCGGGCTACAGCGGCTTCGTATCCGGCAGCTTGAGCCGGCGCTACGGCAAGCGGGGCAACTTCCTCTTGTATGGCGGCACGTTCATCCTCGGCGGCGCGTTCACCACGATCGCCTCGCTGCGCGGCTGGTGGATGCCGATCTTCGACTGGATCTCCGGCCTCCAGATCGAGCTCGCGGGAGTCTGCCTGCTGCTGCTCGCGCTCGCCGTCCTGTTCGCGACGCTGTCCTGGCTCATGCTTCGCCGCTCGTCGGCGAGAGCCTGATCGCCTTTGCCGCTCCCTTCGGGGGGCGGTTTTTTTCTTTCTCCTGCGGCATCGCTTATAATAGAGGAAAAGAAACGGCCCGAGTCCAAGAAGCTCAGGCCGGAACCGAAGGAGCGCGAAGAGCATGGCCAAGCTGTCGGAACCGTTCCGCCTCAAAGGGCTGGAGCTGAAGAACCGGATCGTCATGGCGCCGATGTGCCAATATTCCGTCGAGGAGCAGGACGGCACGCCGAACGACTGGCACTTCGTCCACTATGTCTCGCGCGCGGTCGGCGGCACCGGCCTCATTCTCGTGGAGATGACCAACGTCGAGCCGGACGGGCGCATCACCAACCGCTGCCTCGGCCTGTGGGACGACGCGCAGATCCCGGCCTATGCCCGCATCGTGCGGGAGTGCCAGCGCTACGGCGCGCGCGTCGGCGTGCAGATCGCCCATGCCGGGCGCAAGGCGACCGACGCCGAGCGGCCGGTCAGCAGCTCGCCGATTCCGGTCGAGCCGACCGGCTGGAAGACGCCGCATGAGCTGACGACCGCCGAGGTGCGCGAGCAGGTCGGCCTGTTCCGCGAGGCGGCCCGGCGCGCGGTCGAAGCCGGCTTCGACACGATCGAGCTGCATGGCGCGCACGGCTACCTCATCCATCAGTTCCACTCGCCGTCGCTGAACCGGCGGACGGACGAGTACGGCCAGGACAAG encodes:
- a CDS encoding NADH:flavin oxidoreductase/NADH oxidase gives rise to the protein MAKLSEPFRLKGLELKNRIVMAPMCQYSVEEQDGTPNDWHFVHYVSRAVGGTGLILVEMTNVEPDGRITNRCLGLWDDAQIPAYARIVRECQRYGARVGVQIAHAGRKATDAERPVSSSPIPVEPTGWKTPHELTTAEVREQVGLFREAARRAVEAGFDTIELHGAHGYLIHQFHSPSLNRRTDEYGQDKLRFGCEVIAAVREVMPADMPLLLRFSATEYIEGGYGLDYGLEIARRYKEAGVDILHVSSGGEAPPNGSRQPGNYPGYQVPMARAVREAAGIPVIAVGMLDEPELAQSVVQSGDADLAGIGRALLRNPYWAVDALMKTEGLRAEQPAYKRGYPLK
- a CDS encoding GntR family transcriptional regulator; translation: MSFLKDDGRPIFQQIAEKIEDDIVDGSLPEEGQAPSTTHFAQFYGINPATAAKGVNILVDQGILYKKRGIGMFVAEGARERLMERRREQFYEQYVVPLLREAEKLGIDSGRLAAIIQEKGGAER
- a CDS encoding ABC transporter ATP-binding protein — protein: MMTVKDQAQHAYALETNRLTKSYGSQKALDSVSLKLEAGLIHGLLGRNGAGKTTLMSIATAQLFATSGEVRIFGQQPYENREALGKICFIKESQKYPDVFHVEDVLATARVLYPNWDEALAGELVESFRLPRRKKIKGFSRGMLSSVGIVVGLASRAELTLFDEPYLGLDAVARSLFYDRLIEDYAEHPRTIVLSTHLIDEVSRLLEAIHVIDGGRLLLSEDAESLRSRAYRVSGSAAKVDAVTAGRRVLRREAIGGSAVASVLADEPGENGIGWAREAGLEAAPLPLQQLIVDLTAHAARGKEESA